The Halorientalis sp. IM1011 genome window below encodes:
- a CDS encoding flippase: protein MQSANESLGDLAESALLILCGTILGRALGFFGEIIIIRSLNPNMFGEIAFTYTIVSSVATIVLLGVHDGVTRKMSGERGSLSKEEIVQSGLIIVLFSASISSIVLYLLRNWIAQIAGIMAVSTFLVLFIPYIFLYPLGRISLGILRAQKQSFPAVISQDFISRLGSIGILLALTLTGENVLGAIVYWLSVPLLLVLGASIFIRKNLDLTNISHHTPSVTSVRELWRFSWPLAGGLAIFLFLRNLDILMIGYFMDETSVGYYRSIQPLQQISTFILGSFTFIFLPLATKYYDRGMKEELNHLYNASTKWILLATTPPVLLFSFFSSDIIRIVYGEAYLSAATALSVLVGGLLIRAVTGLNGDVVQAIDQPRIELYSAAVGLCFNFIFNILLIPVFGIVGAAFSTVMGYAVYNIVETGAIYRETGITPFALSNIKPIIPTAGFAASLALLTQNQLSIPEMVLVGLSLGIIQILSLFLTRSVEEDDLILFDMFEDKIGFEMERTREFLRKQI from the coding sequence GTGCAGTCGGCAAATGAATCACTCGGGGATCTGGCTGAGAGCGCACTACTAATTCTTTGTGGCACTATTTTAGGCCGTGCTCTTGGATTTTTTGGAGAGATAATTATCATTCGGTCTCTCAACCCAAATATGTTTGGTGAAATTGCCTTTACGTATACGATTGTATCATCTGTGGCGACAATTGTACTTCTGGGGGTACATGATGGAGTTACAAGAAAAATGTCCGGTGAACGGGGCAGTCTTTCTAAAGAAGAAATCGTTCAAAGTGGTCTTATAATTGTCTTGTTTAGTGCTTCGATCTCCTCTATAGTTCTCTATCTACTTCGAAATTGGATAGCTCAGATAGCGGGAATTATGGCTGTCTCCACATTTTTGGTCCTATTCATTCCTTACATATTTCTTTACCCGTTAGGTCGAATTTCGCTAGGAATACTAAGAGCACAGAAACAATCTTTTCCCGCTGTTATTTCACAGGACTTCATCTCACGACTCGGCTCTATCGGTATCCTTTTAGCCTTAACCTTAACGGGCGAAAATGTACTGGGGGCTATCGTATACTGGCTCTCCGTTCCACTTCTTTTAGTTCTGGGAGCGAGTATCTTCATAAGGAAGAATCTTGATCTGACAAATATATCCCACCACACTCCAAGTGTTACCTCAGTCCGCGAACTCTGGCGGTTCTCATGGCCGTTAGCTGGAGGACTAGCAATCTTCCTATTTCTCCGAAATCTAGATATATTGATGATTGGATACTTCATGGATGAAACGTCAGTCGGCTACTACCGTTCAATCCAGCCACTCCAACAAATTTCAACCTTCATTCTTGGCTCATTCACGTTTATTTTCCTACCTCTGGCGACAAAATACTATGATAGGGGAATGAAGGAGGAATTGAACCATTTATATAATGCATCTACTAAATGGATACTACTCGCTACCACACCGCCAGTTCTTCTCTTTTCATTCTTCTCTTCTGATATAATACGAATTGTGTACGGTGAGGCGTATTTATCCGCAGCCACGGCATTGAGCGTATTGGTTGGAGGTCTTCTCATACGTGCTGTTACTGGGTTAAATGGGGACGTAGTACAGGCTATTGATCAACCTCGAATTGAGTTATATTCCGCAGCTGTTGGTCTGTGTTTTAACTTTATATTCAATATACTTCTCATCCCCGTGTTTGGAATCGTAGGGGCAGCATTTTCTACTGTGATGGGTTACGCAGTATACAATATAGTTGAAACAGGTGCTATTTATAGAGAAACTGGGATTACTCCGTTTGCTTTATCCAATATCAAACCAATTATTCCAACAGCAGGGTTTGCAGCGTCTCTGGCGTTACTCACTCAGAACCAACTGAGCATCCCTGAAATGGTATTAGTTGGACTTTCCCTCGGAATAATTCAAATACTTTCACTATTCCTCACGCGTAGTGTTGAAGAGGATGACTTGATTTTATTTGATATGTTTGAGGATAAGATAGGATTCGAGATGGAAAGGACAAGAGAGTTTCTTAGAAAGCAGATATAG
- a CDS encoding glycosyltransferase family 2 protein has product MSTDSDSGIEESGSTPEVDGSIGVSSVGASQTDLSGDDLLVQRDSDQEPSLTIVMPTLNEEEGITECMDRAKTAIEELGVFAEIIVSDSSTDRTPEIARDLGAIVVEPDEGGYGNAYKYAFERARGEFVAIGDADTTYDFEELPKLVKLATRDDVDIAMGSRLEGEIKPGAMPALHQYVGNPLLTAFLNTFYDAGVSDAHSGLRVLDADALDRLDLETTGMEFASEMIMDAAAKDMTIAEEPITYHEREGEATLDSFRDGWRHVKFMLVNAPGYLFSLPAALLTLAGIAVMGLSLFGTQMGSVTFGLQTMIGGSLITIVGYQVGTLAMFSSIATDPIREPRDPITSRIRENFKLEHGASIGVGLFLLGALALSYAVVGWTIEGYAAVPSATVNLLASTVTLLGVQTIFCSFFLSMLATSGDSA; this is encoded by the coding sequence ATGTCGACGGACTCGGACAGCGGAATCGAGGAATCCGGTTCCACACCTGAGGTGGACGGATCCATCGGCGTGTCGTCGGTCGGTGCGTCCCAGACAGACCTCTCCGGCGACGATCTGTTGGTCCAGCGCGACAGTGATCAGGAACCGAGCCTGACCATCGTGATGCCGACCCTCAACGAGGAGGAGGGCATCACGGAGTGTATGGACCGGGCCAAGACGGCGATCGAGGAACTCGGCGTGTTCGCAGAGATCATCGTCAGCGACAGTTCGACCGACCGGACTCCGGAGATCGCCCGCGATCTGGGTGCGATCGTGGTCGAACCCGACGAGGGCGGCTACGGTAACGCCTACAAGTACGCCTTCGAGCGCGCTCGCGGTGAGTTCGTCGCCATCGGTGACGCCGACACGACCTACGACTTCGAGGAGTTGCCCAAACTCGTCAAACTGGCGACCCGGGACGACGTCGACATCGCGATGGGGAGTCGCCTCGAGGGCGAGATCAAACCCGGGGCGATGCCAGCCCTCCACCAGTACGTCGGGAACCCGTTGTTGACCGCGTTCCTCAACACCTTCTACGACGCCGGCGTGAGTGACGCACACAGCGGGCTCCGCGTGCTCGACGCCGACGCGCTGGACCGCCTGGATCTCGAGACGACCGGCATGGAGTTCGCCAGCGAGATGATCATGGACGCGGCCGCCAAGGACATGACCATCGCCGAGGAGCCGATCACCTACCACGAGCGCGAGGGTGAGGCTACCCTCGACAGCTTCCGGGACGGGTGGCGACACGTCAAGTTCATGCTCGTGAACGCGCCGGGTTACCTGTTCTCACTGCCCGCCGCGTTGCTCACGCTTGCCGGCATCGCGGTCATGGGCCTGTCACTGTTCGGGACCCAGATGGGAAGCGTGACCTTCGGCCTCCAGACGATGATCGGTGGCAGTCTCATCACGATCGTCGGCTATCAGGTCGGGACCCTCGCGATGTTCAGCTCCATCGCGACCGACCCGATCCGCGAGCCCCGCGATCCGATCACCAGCCGGATCCGCGAGAACTTCAAGCTCGAACACGGCGCGTCGATCGGCGTCGGCCTCTTCCTGCTCGGCGCGCTCGCGCTGAGCTACGCCGTCGTCGGGTGGACCATCGAGGGGTACGCCGCCGTCCCGTCGGCGACCGTCAACCTGCTGGCCTCGACAGTGACACTGCTTGGCGTCCAGACCATCTTCTGTTCTTTCTTCCTGAGCATGCTGGCGACCTCGGGCGATTCGGCCTGA
- a CDS encoding ABC transporter ATP-binding protein — MSKEVAGTDGDEGSVVHCADVVREYRRGGGGFFGGDGTAIRAVDGVTLSIDAGEVVGIAGPSGSGKTTLLHLLAGLDTPSAGTVTLAGTDVGSLSERGRARHRLDHVGIVFQRFHLLPSLTATSNVALPLVERGVGKRTRRERAREALESVGLEDRADHRPGQLSGGERQRVAIARALITEPDLVVADEPTGELDTETSARVLDVLTDLATDRAVVLASHDDQALAAGDRLVRLRDGAVTGEDRAP, encoded by the coding sequence ATGTCGAAGGAGGTCGCGGGAACGGACGGCGACGAGGGATCGGTCGTCCACTGCGCGGACGTCGTCAGGGAGTACCGACGGGGCGGGGGTGGCTTCTTCGGGGGCGACGGGACGGCGATCCGCGCCGTCGACGGCGTGACGCTGTCGATCGACGCCGGCGAGGTCGTCGGCATCGCCGGCCCGAGCGGGAGCGGCAAGACCACACTCTTGCACCTGCTCGCCGGCCTGGACACGCCGAGTGCGGGGACGGTCACGCTCGCCGGCACCGACGTGGGGTCGCTCTCCGAGCGCGGGCGGGCGCGCCACCGCCTCGACCACGTCGGCATCGTCTTCCAGCGCTTTCACCTGCTGCCGTCGCTGACCGCCACCTCGAACGTCGCGCTCCCGCTGGTCGAACGGGGCGTGGGCAAGCGAACGCGCCGGGAACGGGCCCGCGAGGCGCTCGAATCCGTGGGCCTCGAAGACCGGGCCGATCACCGCCCCGGCCAGCTCAGTGGCGGGGAACGCCAGCGGGTCGCCATCGCGCGAGCGCTCATCACCGAACCGGACCTCGTCGTCGCCGACGAGCCGACCGGCGAACTCGACACCGAGACGAGCGCGCGAGTGCTGGACGTGCTGACCGACCTCGCGACCGACCGCGCGGTCGTGCTCGCATCGCACGACGACCAGGCGCTGGCCGCGGGCGACCGACTGGTCCGCCTCCGCGACGGGGCCGTCACCGGGGAGGACCGTGCCCCGTAG
- a CDS encoding glycosyltransferase family 4 protein — MSRILIHSPIYPPQSGGAASYFSNLVEKIDDNHTIFVLTARGEDHDEINDNPAVTVLRVIPELHHPPLFIRTAIPSLVSLIISLYLILFEDIDLVHSHSTSNAVPGLAVATVLLDVPLVYDCRDEDFPLWMVTLGNVEHWLSCSSNIDARLEKAGVDANKITRIPVVNPDYVSDCAIESENDEFTIIFVGTVIQHKGIFLLLDAFEEFYTKHRSGKLVIIGDGPDFNEVKDHIEGIEYGDKIELKGSVSHRTALTEISQADTLVLPSEREGMPRVIVEAFELGVPVISTPVGGIPDIIKDEKTGLLVDHNASKIADALEKLYSSEGFREKLSTNAENQIADWDWDTVTGRIYDQYQSAVS; from the coding sequence ATGTCGAGAATCCTGATACACTCGCCAATATATCCTCCTCAATCAGGTGGGGCAGCCTCATATTTCTCCAACTTGGTTGAGAAGATAGATGACAATCACACTATCTTTGTACTTACGGCTAGGGGGGAAGACCATGATGAAATAAATGATAATCCAGCGGTTACCGTCCTTAGGGTGATTCCGGAACTTCACCACCCTCCTCTATTCATCCGGACCGCAATTCCCTCTCTCGTATCTCTCATTATAAGCCTCTATCTGATACTCTTTGAGGATATTGATCTCGTTCATTCTCATTCAACCTCCAATGCCGTCCCGGGGCTCGCGGTTGCTACAGTCCTTTTAGATGTCCCCCTCGTCTACGACTGTCGCGATGAGGACTTCCCGTTATGGATGGTTACATTAGGTAATGTTGAGCATTGGCTTAGCTGTAGCAGTAATATTGATGCCCGTCTTGAGAAGGCGGGTGTCGACGCCAACAAAATTACAAGAATCCCGGTTGTAAATCCAGATTACGTTTCTGATTGTGCTATTGAATCAGAAAACGACGAATTCACGATTATCTTCGTTGGGACGGTAATCCAACACAAGGGCATATTCCTCTTACTTGATGCCTTTGAGGAGTTCTATACAAAGCACAGATCTGGAAAGTTGGTAATTATAGGCGATGGACCGGATTTCAATGAAGTAAAAGACCATATTGAGGGTATCGAATATGGTGATAAAATTGAATTGAAGGGGAGTGTCTCTCACAGAACGGCATTGACCGAAATCTCACAAGCGGATACACTCGTTCTGCCCTCTGAACGGGAAGGGATGCCTCGCGTCATAGTCGAAGCATTTGAGCTAGGTGTACCAGTGATTTCGACGCCAGTAGGTGGAATCCCAGATATAATTAAAGATGAGAAAACTGGATTGCTTGTTGATCATAATGCATCCAAAATTGCCGATGCTCTGGAGAAACTCTATTCCTCAGAAGGATTCCGGGAAAAATTGTCAACCAATGCGGAAAACCAAATTGCAGACTGGGATTGGGATACGGTTACAGGTAGAATTTATGACCAGTATCAATCTGCAGTGAGCTGA
- a CDS encoding glycosyltransferase family 1 protein, with the protein MIRVGVNARTFSVSEPGGAVQTAINQTKELEKNDEIDLAILGHDSVAELFPEEELISDYFFRDSQVFGILWERIFLPRLIEKYDIDLLYCPNGNAPLTEIDASVVVCTHDMNALRGMSSPTHRLYRTITLPRGLQLADAIVTVSEFSKSEIERIISVDRSKISVVPNGVSDDYLYSSLESPVDLPDDYILYVGSLNPRKNISGILESYRILRENYGVPHKLVIIGPGNKSIFQDFTIGESSQIVTPGYLTQPELKYAYKNADIFLYPSKYEGFGLPPLEAMTQMTPVVASSAAALPEVLGDCALFPDPDRPEQIAEGVWKVLNDHELKTELTECGEELVEKYSWERAGNRLVNVFTNVEGR; encoded by the coding sequence ATGATACGAGTAGGGGTGAATGCAAGAACATTCTCTGTCTCAGAGCCAGGGGGGGCAGTTCAAACTGCTATAAATCAAACAAAAGAACTCGAAAAGAACGATGAGATTGACCTTGCTATTTTAGGTCACGACTCAGTAGCTGAATTATTTCCTGAAGAAGAACTCATATCTGACTATTTTTTCAGAGACAGTCAGGTCTTTGGCATTCTGTGGGAGCGAATTTTTCTCCCGAGGTTAATAGAGAAGTACGATATCGATCTCTTGTACTGTCCCAATGGAAACGCCCCACTTACAGAAATTGATGCGTCTGTTGTAGTGTGCACCCATGACATGAATGCACTGAGAGGCATGTCAAGTCCGACTCACCGGTTATATCGAACCATTACCTTACCTCGAGGACTACAATTAGCGGATGCTATAGTGACGGTTTCAGAGTTCTCGAAATCCGAGATAGAACGGATAATTTCTGTTGACAGGAGCAAAATCTCGGTCGTACCAAATGGAGTCTCTGATGACTATCTGTATTCGTCATTAGAATCTCCGGTAGATCTCCCAGATGATTACATATTATATGTAGGGTCACTCAACCCCCGGAAGAATATTAGTGGTATACTGGAGAGTTATCGCATACTCCGGGAAAACTACGGCGTTCCACATAAACTTGTGATAATTGGCCCTGGAAACAAGTCGATATTTCAAGACTTCACTATTGGAGAGTCCTCCCAAATTGTGACTCCGGGGTATCTTACCCAGCCTGAACTTAAATATGCCTATAAGAATGCAGATATCTTCCTCTATCCGTCGAAATATGAGGGGTTTGGCCTTCCTCCGCTAGAGGCAATGACCCAAATGACACCCGTTGTTGCTTCTAGTGCTGCGGCCCTACCGGAGGTTCTGGGTGATTGTGCACTATTTCCGGATCCAGATCGTCCCGAACAAATCGCAGAGGGAGTCTGGAAGGTACTGAACGATCATGAACTCAAGACTGAATTGACGGAATGTGGTGAGGAATTAGTAGAAAAGTACAGCTGGGAACGGGCTGGTAATCGCCTTGTGAACGTATTTACTAATGTTGAGGGAAGGTAA
- a CDS encoding ABC transporter permease has product MPRSLARLRRWYGLVGLGVTRVVGSLVHGGTRRVGYSVLGVAIAVALLTVVTGIAFGVTADATVHGEGVDYVVVPERGTASSAVVATGDPRLGDVHATAAGLREDERISHATPVLRQVLQVSVDGGSTQEYVAVVGVVGGENLDLVAGVNVSALTPGDPHYANGSRNGSWTGEVVLNEAAASVLNASAGSGLQFATAPERNFSVVAVADAERSGPGGSVPVAAAQLSELQAVTGADRGDVATHLLVDTNAPGVRDRLAGLYPNTEVVEQRGLSTYQLGNSDLPLAMAVVAFLTALVVGVLFIGTTMALAVTADRRLLATMGAVGFGGRSRSLIVLAETVTVSVLGGILGVVVGRAGIAATNLATREYLGTQIAQFHLALAAYGLGVAVVIGLLAAPYPVWLSHRGRVTEDIRR; this is encoded by the coding sequence GTGCCCCGTAGCCTCGCCCGCCTGCGCCGCTGGTACGGGCTCGTCGGCCTCGGGGTGACCCGGGTCGTCGGCTCGCTCGTCCACGGCGGCACTCGACGCGTGGGCTACAGCGTGCTCGGCGTCGCCATCGCCGTCGCACTGCTGACGGTCGTGACCGGCATCGCCTTCGGCGTGACCGCCGACGCGACCGTCCACGGCGAGGGCGTCGACTACGTGGTCGTCCCCGAGCGCGGGACGGCCAGCTCCGCGGTCGTCGCGACCGGCGACCCCCGGCTCGGCGACGTCCACGCCACCGCTGCGGGCCTCCGCGAGGACGAGCGGATCTCCCACGCCACGCCCGTCTTGCGCCAGGTGCTCCAGGTCTCCGTCGACGGTGGCTCGACCCAGGAGTACGTCGCGGTGGTCGGCGTCGTCGGCGGGGAAAATCTGGATCTGGTCGCCGGCGTCAACGTGTCGGCCCTCACCCCCGGCGACCCCCACTACGCGAACGGAAGCCGCAACGGGTCCTGGACCGGCGAGGTCGTGCTGAACGAGGCGGCCGCGTCGGTGCTGAACGCCTCGGCTGGCTCCGGGTTGCAGTTCGCGACCGCACCCGAGCGCAACTTCTCGGTCGTCGCGGTGGCCGACGCCGAGCGGAGCGGGCCGGGCGGGTCGGTCCCCGTCGCGGCCGCGCAGTTGAGCGAACTGCAGGCGGTGACGGGCGCCGACCGCGGGGACGTGGCCACCCACCTGCTGGTGGACACGAACGCACCGGGCGTCCGGGACCGGCTCGCCGGTCTGTACCCCAACACCGAGGTCGTCGAGCAGCGCGGGCTCTCGACCTACCAGCTGGGGAACTCCGACCTCCCGCTCGCGATGGCCGTGGTCGCGTTCCTGACGGCGCTGGTCGTCGGCGTGCTCTTCATCGGGACGACGATGGCCCTTGCGGTGACGGCCGACCGCCGCCTGCTCGCGACGATGGGCGCCGTCGGCTTCGGCGGTCGGAGCCGCTCGCTCATCGTCCTCGCCGAGACGGTCACCGTCTCCGTGCTCGGCGGGATTCTGGGAGTGGTCGTCGGCCGGGCCGGCATCGCCGCGACGAACCTCGCCACCCGGGAGTATCTGGGGACCCAGATCGCACAGTTCCACCTGGCCCTCGCCGCCTACGGGCTCGGGGTCGCGGTCGTCATCGGCCTGCTCGCCGCGCCCTATCCGGTCTGGTTGAGCCATCGAGGTCGCGTCACGGAGGACATCCGACGATGA
- a CDS encoding PGF-CTERM sorting domain-containing protein: MTLRVGRVCLLVAGLLALTVVGVQTGMAQPDNRANAALGVENESVVEVTDEVDVWERAALPFRAKTPGATRVTSVNSFVNVDEFDTGDVPLNKRHLNVYDTGDKIELSLDPDTTGAGTGDFAGKEAQVLVANVQDTETARSVVSQGGIDGNLADLLAGTNENVTYDLLDDGEGVGEFDDEGGLEAKYEPSESGVHVFAVAIVEDGDGFSVADGDASVDGDVTIVGVDSVPVQHAAADVSPEDSRINPGDEATFDVDANLGDDDVTHSLVLYRRPTLVGQQFTLNVDEVSRDVRPEDVTIEHSLDEVNGVAEIENDLSVMGVDISDRRVSPTVELPGLVDFVATSIGTEPPGTVSTGDATLDASAVAVEKDGSDVELTVETFGNWSTGPYQYVYVAEGDGPDETATSTGRIQINPGGGNGPANPGGGNDDDDDDGDTGGHTDDDDGDTDSDDDTDDKEETDGDDTDETDTEDEDDERETETGDGEQETDDDTPTPGSDGQAAADPGTDAPNTTTGFGPGFGIVIATLSLIAVALLSRRRS; encoded by the coding sequence ATGACACTTAGGGTGGGTAGAGTGTGTCTGCTGGTAGCCGGCCTGTTGGCCCTCACGGTCGTAGGTGTCCAGACCGGAATGGCACAGCCCGATAACCGAGCGAACGCCGCACTGGGCGTCGAGAACGAGAGCGTCGTCGAGGTCACCGACGAGGTGGACGTCTGGGAACGCGCCGCGTTGCCGTTCCGCGCGAAGACGCCCGGGGCGACACGCGTCACGAGCGTGAACTCGTTCGTCAACGTCGACGAGTTCGACACGGGCGACGTGCCGCTGAACAAACGGCATCTGAACGTCTACGACACCGGCGACAAAATCGAGCTGTCGCTGGATCCCGACACGACTGGTGCGGGGACCGGCGACTTCGCCGGGAAGGAGGCCCAGGTGCTGGTCGCGAACGTCCAGGACACGGAAACGGCCAGATCCGTGGTGAGTCAGGGTGGAATCGATGGTAATCTAGCCGACCTGCTGGCCGGGACGAACGAGAACGTCACGTACGACCTGCTCGACGACGGCGAGGGCGTCGGCGAGTTCGACGACGAGGGTGGTCTGGAAGCGAAGTACGAACCGAGCGAGAGTGGCGTCCACGTGTTCGCCGTCGCCATCGTCGAGGACGGTGACGGATTCTCCGTTGCGGACGGTGACGCGAGCGTCGACGGCGACGTGACGATCGTCGGCGTCGACTCGGTCCCGGTCCAGCACGCGGCGGCCGACGTCTCGCCCGAGGACTCCCGGATCAACCCCGGCGACGAGGCCACGTTCGACGTGGACGCGAACCTGGGCGACGACGACGTGACGCACTCGCTGGTTCTCTACCGGCGCCCGACGCTGGTCGGACAGCAGTTCACGCTGAACGTCGACGAGGTCAGTCGCGACGTCCGGCCCGAGGACGTGACGATCGAGCACTCGCTCGACGAGGTCAACGGCGTCGCCGAGATCGAGAACGACCTCTCGGTGATGGGCGTCGACATCTCGGATCGACGCGTCTCGCCGACGGTCGAACTCCCCGGCCTCGTGGACTTCGTCGCGACCAGCATCGGAACCGAACCGCCGGGCACCGTCTCGACGGGTGACGCGACGCTCGACGCCTCGGCGGTCGCGGTCGAGAAGGACGGCTCCGATGTGGAGCTCACCGTGGAGACGTTCGGCAACTGGTCGACCGGTCCCTACCAGTACGTCTACGTCGCCGAGGGTGACGGTCCCGACGAGACCGCGACGTCGACGGGCCGCATCCAGATCAACCCCGGCGGTGGCAATGGACCGGCCAACCCCGGTGGTGGAAACGACGACGATGACGACGATGGCGACACCGGAGGCCACACCGACGATGACGACGGTGACACCGACTCCGACGACGATACCGACGACAAAGAGGAAACTGACGGGGACGACACCGACGAAACCGATACCGAAGACGAGGACGACGAGCGAGAGACCGAGACGGGCGACGGCGAGCAGGAGACCGACGACGACACGCCGACCCCCGGATCGGACGGTCAGGCGGCGGCAGACCCGGGGACGGACGCACCGAACACGACGACCGGCTTCGGCCCCGGATTCGGAATCGTGATCGCCACGCTGTCGCTGATCGCGGTTGCGTTGCTCTCCCGTCGGCGGTCGTAA
- a CDS encoding ABC transporter permease, with protein sequence MRVLTRLRASVGLAIAQLRYDRTRTALAVLGVALAVVSTTLLLGLGIGVVAFGEERFAQSDQELWVTGGPVELAPGTVGGVDNSLTGSHELSDRISRHEDVKIAAPLAFQTVYVGRNRSELEPIAAVGVPFVKESRIGIDRGSTFSKSGTHYANGTYDGPMNHEVLIDQRTASLFDVGIGDTLYVGGTTSTAREHEFEIVGFTSTFSQFLGTSTVTLQLSELQEVTGTTGTDEATYVAVNLEDGADPDQVAGELEREYPNYDVRTNEEQLQSLLQERLVVLAAGVSLAGLAVVVGFAITLNLLLSFVAQQRRQFAALQALGCSRWTLGGTIVAQALVVGLVGVVVGLGLSVPLAIGLEWVAETLVGFGDVIQLSGTAVLVGAWIGGVTSLVSGMVAGWGVGRGSVVEDDI encoded by the coding sequence ATGAGAGTGCTCACGCGACTCCGTGCGTCGGTCGGACTCGCCATCGCGCAGTTGCGGTACGACCGCACGCGGACGGCGCTGGCCGTGCTCGGCGTCGCGCTGGCCGTCGTCTCGACGACGCTGTTGCTCGGCCTCGGCATCGGCGTCGTCGCCTTCGGCGAGGAGCGCTTCGCCCAGTCCGACCAGGAGCTCTGGGTGACCGGCGGCCCCGTGGAACTTGCGCCGGGGACGGTGGGCGGCGTCGACAACTCCCTGACCGGCTCGCACGAACTCTCCGATCGGATCAGTCGCCACGAGGACGTCAAGATCGCCGCACCGCTGGCCTTCCAGACCGTCTACGTCGGCCGGAATCGGAGCGAGCTGGAGCCAATCGCCGCGGTGGGGGTGCCGTTCGTCAAGGAGAGTCGCATCGGCATCGACCGCGGGTCGACCTTCTCGAAATCAGGCACCCACTACGCCAACGGGACCTACGACGGCCCGATGAACCACGAGGTCCTGATCGACCAGCGGACCGCGAGCCTGTTCGACGTCGGCATCGGCGACACCCTCTACGTCGGCGGGACGACCAGTACCGCCCGCGAGCACGAGTTCGAGATCGTCGGCTTCACCTCCACCTTCTCGCAGTTCCTCGGGACCTCCACCGTGACGCTCCAGCTGAGCGAACTGCAGGAAGTCACCGGGACGACCGGCACCGACGAGGCCACCTACGTCGCCGTGAACTTAGAGGACGGCGCCGACCCCGATCAGGTGGCCGGGGAACTGGAGCGGGAGTACCCGAACTACGACGTCCGGACCAACGAGGAACAACTGCAGTCGCTCCTGCAGGAACGGCTGGTGGTGCTGGCCGCTGGAGTCAGTTTGGCCGGGTTGGCCGTGGTCGTCGGGTTCGCGATCACGCTGAATCTGTTGTTGTCGTTTGTGGCCCAGCAACGCCGACAGTTCGCCGCGCTGCAGGCGCTCGGCTGTTCCCGGTGGACGCTTGGCGGGACGATCGTGGCGCAGGCGTTGGTGGTTGGGTTGGTTGGGGTTGTGGTGGGCCTGGGGCTTTCCGTGCCTCTGGCTATTGGTCTGGAGTGGGTCGCCGAAACGCTGGTCGGCTTCGGGGATGTGATTCAGTTGTCCGGGACTGCTGTATTGGTCGGGGCCTGGATTGGTGGAGTTACGAGTTTGGTTAGTGGGATGGTTGCTGGGTGGGGTGTTGGGCGTGGGTCGGTGGTAGAAGACGATATTTGA